A window from Primulina huaijiensis isolate GDHJ02 chromosome 11, ASM1229523v2, whole genome shotgun sequence encodes these proteins:
- the LOC140988078 gene encoding zinc finger BED domain-containing protein RICESLEEPER 1-like, whose translation MEISNEIPAKKTKRLTSVVWNHFERVRKADAQYAVCLHCKKKLSGSSNSGTTHLRNHLVRCLKRSNYDVSQILSAKRKRKDGTLGQSNLGLTTITYEEGKIKDEILSPIPLKYEQEQMKDEINQTISLGSIKFDQERSWSDLARMIMIHGYPLAMVDHVGFKIFVKNLQPMFEFDSNAIELDCLTIYGKEKQKVYESIRQIHGRINLAVDMWGSPDSSEYICLTANYIDEDWMMQKRMLNFVSLDPSHTDDTLSEVIIKCLTDWAIDHKLFSITFDDCMAYEVMVFRIKDWLSQNRPLLKNGELFDMRCIIHLLKSTAQEVMEEFRGVIRKIRESIRYIKSEQAILVKFNEIAHQVGINSDKHLILDCPVQWNSTYMMLEAAIEYKRALCLMQDHDPSYSMSLSETEWEWASSMVGYLKFLFEFTNVFMGNRCHTSNIYFPEICDMHIQLIEWSKNPDDFLSSATLKMKDKFDWYWRKCSLALAISAVLDPRFKMKLVEYYYRQIYGSNAPDRIKEVSDGLREVFNEYSMGLTLLDEDSARSGGSLPSTSNGTRDKLKGFDKFLYETSQSQSMGSDLDKYLEEPVFPRNYDFSILNWWKVHTPRYPILSMMARDVLGIPVSTLGPDVAFSNRGRVLDQDRSAVSPDIREALMCGQDWLKMEPRVTVTLSSSPLPLAVETS comes from the exons ATGGAAATATCAAATGAGATCCCTGCCAAGAAAACAAAGAGGTTGACTTCTGTTGTGTGGAATCACTTTGAAAGAGTGAGGAAGGCAGACGCGCAATATGCTGTTTGCCTCCATTGCAAAAAGAAATTGAGTGGGTCTAGTAACAGTGGTACGACTCATTTAAGAAATCATCTGGTGCGATGCCTGAAGAGATCCAATTATGATGTTTCTCAAATACTTTCCGCCAAGAGGAAGAGAAAAGACGGTACTCTTGGTCAAAGTAATCTTGGTCTTACAACTATCACCTATGAAGAAGGGAAAATAAAAGATGAAATTCTAAGTCCTATTCCTCTAAAGTATGAGCAGGAGCAAATGAAAGATGAAATAAACCAAACGATCAGTCTAGGAAGTATTAAATTTGATCAAGAGCGTAGTTGGTCAGATCTTGCTCGAATGATTATGATACATGGTTATCCCTTGGCCATGGTGGATCATGTTGGATTCAAGATATTCGTCAAGAACCTACAACCCATGTTTGAGTTTGATAGCAATGCCATTGAACTGGACTGTTTGACAATCTATGGGAAGGAGAAACAGAAGGTATACGAGTCCATTCGTCAAATACATGGTAGAATAAACCTTGCAGTTGACATGTGGGGTTCACCAGATAGTTCTGAGTACATATGCTTGACAGCCAACTACATTGATGAGGATTGGATGATGCAGAAGAGGATGCTTAACTTCGTTTCACTAGATCCATCTCATACTGATGATACACTCTCAGAAGTTATTATTAAGTGTTTGACTGACTGGGCTATTGACCATAAGCTGTTTTCAATTACATTTGATGATTGCATGGCTTATGAAGTTATGGTTTTCAGGATTAAGGATTGGTTATCTCAAAATAGACCTCTTCTAAAGAATGGAGAGTTATTTGACATGCGATGCATTATACATCTTTTGAAATCCACTGCCCAAGAGGTCATGGAAGAATTCCGGGGTGTGATACGTAAAATTCGAGAGAGTATAAGGTACATTAAAAGTGAACAAGCAATCCTtgtaaaatttaatgaaattgcTCACCAAGTAGGTATCAACAGTGACAAGCATCTGATTCTTGACTGTCCAGTGCAGTGGAATTCAACATATATGATGCTTGAGGCAGCAATAGAATACAAGCGTGCTCTTTGTCTCATGCAAGATCATGATCCTTCATACTCAATGTCTTTATCTGAGACAGAGTGGGAATGGGCTAGTTCTATGGTAGGTTACTTGAAATTTCTCTTTGAGTTTACAAATGTTTTTATGGGGAACAGATGTCAtacttcaaatatatatttcccAGAGATATGTGATATGCACATCCAGTTAATTGAGTGGAGTAAGAACCCTGATGATTTTCTTAGTTCTGCGACCTTGAAGATGAAGGACAAATTTGACTGGTATTGGAGGAAATGCAGCTTAGCTTTAGCCATATCCGCAGTTTTGGATCCTCGTTTTAAGATGAAGTTGGTCGAGTACTATTATAGACAGATTTATGGAAGCAACGCTCCAGATCGTATCAAAGAAGTTTCTGATGGGCTTAGGGAAGTTTTCAATGAGTACTCCATGGGATTAACTTTGCTCGACGAAGATTCAGCGAGGTCCGGAGGCAGTTTGCCCAGTACTAGCAATGGTACTAGAGACAAACTCAAGGGCTTTGACAAGTTCCTGTATGAAACATCACAGAGTCAGAGCATGGGATCAGATCTCGACAAGTATTTAGAGGAGCCTGTCTTTCCTCGCAATTATGATTTCAGCATACTGAATTGGTGGAAAGTTCACACTCCACGGTATCCTATCTTATCAATGATGGCACGTGATGTTCTTGGTATTCCTGTGTCCACTCTTGGACCAGATGTTGCTTTCAGCAACAGGGGCAGAGTACTTGACCAGGATCGCAGTGCTGTAAGTCCTGATATTAGAGAAGCTTTAATGTGTGGGCAAGATTGGTTAAAGATGGAACCACGAG TCACGGTGACTTTGAGCAGTTCTCCGTTACCACTTGCAGTGGAAACAAGTTGA
- the LOC140987632 gene encoding B-box zinc finger protein 22-like: MKIQCNVCEVAEANVLCCADEAALCWDCDQKVHNANKLVSKHQRVPLTGSHTQMPKCDICQEAIGYFFCLEDRALLCRKCDVAIHTANSLVSLHQRFLLTGVKVGLEATDPGPSPSSGKTQSNEKISKPESSLPKRQRTTQVSSIGQSSKNLPVPVSEGGSFSSLKPPYAGVSATGSISPWQLDEFLGFGDFNQSYNFMDNGSSKADSGKLGDSDCSSTIQVADGNFDGDEYFGHVPDTFWTVPQIPSPPTASGLSCPKTYQDPSDSAAFVPDICSSTLQIFNHHAHSKRRRQF, from the exons ATGAAGATACAGTGCAACGTTTGCGAGGTGGCGGAGGCGAACGTCCTTTGCTGTGCAGACGAGGCGGCGCTGTGTTGGGACTGTGACCAGAAAGTGCACAACGCCAACAAGCTCGTCAGCAAGCACCAGAGGGTTCCGCTCACTGGCTCGCATACCCAGATGCCCAAGTGCGATATTTGCCAG GAAGCGATTGGCTATTTCTTTTGTCTGGAGGACCGAGCTCTGCTTTGCAGGAAATGTGATGTCGCCATACATACTGCAAATTCCTTGGTGTCATTGCACCAGAGGTTTTTGCTCACTGGAGTGAAAGTAGGCCTTGAAGCTACCGACCCTGGTCCATCACCGTCTTCGGGGAAGACTCAATCCAATGAAAAAATCTCTAAACCAGAATCTTCTCTTCCAAAGAGGCAGAGGACCACCCAAGTCTCATCAATCGGTCAATCCAGTAAAAATTTACCTGTCCCGGTTAGCGAAGGTGGGAGTTTTTCATCGTTAAAGCCTCCTTATGCTGGAGTTTCTGCAACTGGAAGTATTTCACCATGGCAGCTGGATGAATTTCTTGGATTTGGTGATTTCAATCAGAGTTACAATTTCATGGACAATGGCTCATCTAAG GCAGATAGTGGGAAGCTTGGAGATTCAGATTGCTCCTCGACCATACAAGTTGCTGATGGAAATTTTGATGGTGATGAATATTTCGGACATGTCCCGGATACATTTTGGACGGTGCCACAGATTCCTTCTCCACCAACAGCATCCGGACTTTCCTGTCCTAAAACTTACCAAGATCCTTCCGACTCTGCTGCCTTCGTTCCTGACATATGCTCCTCGACCTTGCAGATTTTCAATCATCATGCTCACTCAAAGCGGAGGCGACAGTTTTGA
- the LOC140987631 gene encoding protein VTE6, chloroplastic, whose translation MATFLSSSFSHTSKPSYFLPNFSSPTSKSFLSTSNSKPNNSTIKKRMPTSIQAARADIDTGLLQRAIQLLQSSPPTWQNAVLNNLLIFVLGSPILVSGLSFSGIAAAFLLGTLTWRAFGSSGFLLVASYFVIGTLATKVKMAQKEAQGVAEKRKGRRGPGSVIGSSAAGCVCAFLGIYGVGGAAFTHLWELGFVASFCTKLSDTVSSEIGKAYGKTTYLVTTFKIVPRGTEGAISIEGTVAGLLASILLASVGCILSEISLSEAIICVIASQIANFGESIIGATLQEKEGFRWLNNDAVNVINISIGSILAVFMQQLVLKNLA comes from the exons ATGGCGACTTTCCTCTCGAGTTCCTTCTCTCACACCTCAAAGCCCTCGTATTTTCTTCCCAATTTCTCATCACCCACATCAAAATCCTTCCTTTCCACCTCAAATTCAAAGCCCAATAACTCCACTATCAAGAAAAGAATGCCAACCAGCATTCAAGCAGCAAGAGCTGATATTGATACAGGCCTGCTGCAACGGGCCATTCAGTTACTCCAATCATCGCCGCCCACGTGGCAGAATGCCGTGTTGAACAACCTATTGATCTTTGTTCTGGGCTCCCCTATTCTCGTGTCGGGGCTGTCATTTTCCGGTATTGCTGCGGCGTTCTTGCTTGGCACCCTTACTTGGCGTGCCTTTGGTTCTTCTGGGTTCCTTCTTGTTGCCTCATACTTTGTCATT GGGACCTTGGCAACAAAAGTGAAAATGGCTCAAAAGGAGGCTCAAGGGGTTGctgagaaaagaaaaggaagaagGGGACCTGGAAGTGTGATTGGATCTAGTGCTGCAGGCTGTGTTTGTGCTTTCCTCGGTATTTATGGAGTTGGTGGAGCTGCATTTACACACCTTTGGGAACTTGGTTTTGTCGCTAGTTTCTGCACAAAACTTAGTGATACTGTCTCAAGCGAGATAGGAAAGGCGTATGGCAAGACAAC GTATTTAGTCACGACATTCAAGATAGTCCCTAGGGGGACAGAAGGAGCCATTAGCATTGAGGGAACTGTTGCTGGACTTTTAGCTTCGATTCTTCTTGCTTCTGTTGGTTGCATACTGAGCGAG ATAAGTTTATCTGAAGCCATCATATGTGTGATCGCTTCCCAGATTGCTAATTTTGGCGAAAGTATCATAGGTGCCACACTTCAAGAGAAAGAAGGATTTCGATGG CTAAACAACGATGCTGTCAACGTAATCAACATATCGATTGGCAGCATTTTAGCAGTGTTCATGCAGCAATTAGTTCTAAAAAATCTTGCATAG